GACGCAATACCGCTGCCAGGCTCGTGAATGTGCATGACCGATAGCGTGTGAATTTGTTGGTTTTGTTCGTCGCCGACATTGTTACCGAAATATAGTGACCGATGTCAATAGAAATGCGGCCCACCTCCGGGCTTGTTTAACGAAATATTCACGCCACATAAATCGCGAGATTACGCGCCACAATATTTCTCTTTCTGAATCGTCTACACGGGTATGGAAACGCCGCCCACTCCGAGCCCGCTCGCCACGCAGGACCGCGAAATCGCCGACACCGTCGCCCGCGAGCGCCCGAGGCTGCGCAATTTCATTCGCCGCCGCGTGATCGACCAGGACGAAGCCGAGGACATTCTTCAGGACGTATTCGAAGAGCTGGTTCAAGCATGGCGGCTGCCGGAGCCCATCGAGCAGGTTGGCGCGTGGCTCTATCGCGTGGCGCGAAATCGCATCGTCGACCGCTTTCGCAAACGCAAGGAAGTGCCGCTCGGCGAGCCGGAGGGGGACGAGAGCGAGTATCGGCTCGACCTCGCGCTGCCCTCGCCCGATGCGGGCCCCGAGGCCGCGTATGAGCGCGCGGCGATGCTCGATGCCCTGCGCGCCGCGCTCGACGAATTGCCGGCGAACCAGCGCGAGGTGTTTATCGCGCACGAACTGGACGGGCGCAGTTTCAAGGAAATGGCAGCCGCAAGCGGGATTGGCGTGAATACGCTGCTGGCGCGCAAACGTTATGCGGTGCTGCATCTGCGAGAACGTTTGCGCGCGTCGTGGGACGACTCCGCAATTTGAACCGAAGGAGAATGGAATGAAGTTTCGCCGCAACATATTCGCCAAGGCGCTGCTAATGGTGGTGGTGATCGCGTTGCTGGGCGCCATCGTCATGGGCTTGTGGAACTGGATCGCTCCGGCGATCGTGGCGGGTGCGCATGCGATCGACTATCCCCGCGCGATTGGCTTGCTCGTGCTTTGCCGGATTCTGTTCGGCGGATTCCGCGGGCATGGCGGCTGCCGCAGGCGCATGCACTGGCACCAGTGGCAGCAATGGCAAAATATGACGCCGCAAGAGCGCGAGCAATTCCGCGATGGAGCCGCCCCGGGCGCGACGCCCCCTTCGCCATAATTCGCCCCTGGCCAGCCTCGCCGCGCCACGGGCTGGCACAATTGAACCATCTTCGATCCGCCAGGAAGTTCCATGCCAGATGCCGCCGCCCGCCCGTCACGCGTCGCGCCCCTCTTCGCCCTTCTGCCCTTTCTGCGCCCCTATGCGGGGCGCTGGGCGCTCGCATTTCTCGCGCTGCTGACCTCGGCGGGCGCCACGCTCGCGCTGCCGGTGGCGTTCAAGTACCTGATCGACCGGGGCTTCGCGAGCGGCGATCGCACGCATATCGATCGCTATTTCATCGCGCTCTTCGTGGTTTCGCTGATCCTCGCCGCCGCCACGGCCCTGCGCTTCTACTGGGTCTCGTGGCTAGGCGAGCGGGTGACGGCCGACTTGCGGCGCGCCGTGTACGACCACGTAATACGCATGAGCCCGCAGTTCTTCGAGACCACGCAATCGGGCGAAGTGCTCTCGCGCCTCACCACCGACACGACATTGATCCAGACCGTAGTGGGCACCAGTCTCTCGCTCGGCCTGCGCAATCTGCTGCTCACGGTCGGCGGCGTGGCGATGCTCGTCACGACGAGCCCCGTGCTCTCCGGCTATATCATTGCGACCCTGATCGTTGTGGTCGCACCGATCGTCATCTTCGGCCGGCGTGTGCGGCGGCTTTCGCGCGCGAGCCAGGACAAGGTTGC
This genomic window from Paraburkholderia acidiphila contains:
- a CDS encoding RNA polymerase sigma factor; its protein translation is METPPTPSPLATQDREIADTVARERPRLRNFIRRRVIDQDEAEDILQDVFEELVQAWRLPEPIEQVGAWLYRVARNRIVDRFRKRKEVPLGEPEGDESEYRLDLALPSPDAGPEAAYERAAMLDALRAALDELPANQREVFIAHELDGRSFKEMAAASGIGVNTLLARKRYAVLHLRERLRASWDDSAI